One segment of Streptomyces bathyalis DNA contains the following:
- a CDS encoding MBL fold metallo-hydrolase: protein MELTVLGGCGAWPTRTQGCSGYLLVCEGFRLLIDPGYATLPALLEHADPEQVDAVLVSHGHPDHCADLNPLLRARALGDASPPPLPLYALPGALAPVLALDRHGMLAHAWRLHEFTAGARFEIGPFTVTTLLLPHFVPNAGIRITDPRGAVLAYTGDTGPSPQVPLLAREAGLFLSEATHPEAVPPADAEHLLSARLAGRYAEQAGAARLVLTHLWPGTPHEEALRAARAGFSGPIAVAVPGQILDVGTARH from the coding sequence ATGGAACTGACCGTACTCGGGGGCTGCGGGGCGTGGCCGACGAGAACGCAGGGATGCAGCGGTTACCTGCTCGTCTGCGAGGGCTTCCGGCTGCTCATCGACCCGGGATACGCCACGCTGCCCGCGCTCCTGGAGCACGCGGACCCGGAGCAGGTCGACGCGGTCCTCGTCAGCCACGGACACCCGGACCACTGCGCGGATCTCAATCCGCTGCTGCGCGCGCGGGCGCTGGGCGATGCCTCTCCCCCACCGCTCCCCTTGTACGCGCTGCCCGGGGCCCTGGCCCCCGTACTCGCTCTCGACCGGCACGGCATGCTCGCCCACGCCTGGAGACTGCACGAGTTCACCGCCGGAGCACGCTTCGAGATCGGCCCTTTCACGGTCACCACCCTGCTGCTCCCGCACTTCGTGCCGAACGCGGGCATCCGCATCACCGACCCTCGGGGCGCCGTGCTCGCCTACACCGGTGACACGGGCCCGAGCCCTCAGGTGCCGCTGCTCGCCCGGGAGGCCGGCCTCTTCCTCTCCGAGGCCACGCACCCCGAAGCCGTCCCGCCCGCGGACGCGGAGCATCTGCTCAGCGCCCGCCTCGCCGGCCGGTACGCCGAGCAGGCCGGCGCGGCCCGGCTCGTGCTGACCCATCTGTGGCCCGGCACCCCGCACGAGGAGGCGTTGCGCGCGGCCCGAGCCGGCTTCTCCGGGCCGATCGCCGTCGCCGTTCCCGGGCAGATACTGGACGTCGGCACCGCGAGGCACTAG
- a CDS encoding class I SAM-dependent methyltransferase, giving the protein MDRDWIPDELAHAGPEHLDAAFVGGFDRKQGHPDPGEDLALLRSHGLTADSVVVDLGAGTGQFAVPAARHFGRVIAVEISPAMRDVLRERAAAEELATLECVPGGFLTYEHSGAPADAVFTRHALHQLPDFWKVMALRRMAGMLRPGGILRLHDLVYDVAAQDTETFLEDWLAAAPKDSSTAYTREDLAEHIRTEHSTFRWLFEPMLTAAGFEITDASYRGSAYASYTCVRH; this is encoded by the coding sequence ATGGACCGCGACTGGATCCCCGACGAGCTCGCGCACGCAGGCCCCGAGCACCTCGACGCAGCGTTCGTCGGCGGTTTCGACCGAAAGCAGGGGCATCCCGACCCGGGCGAGGACCTGGCCCTGCTCCGTTCGCACGGGCTCACGGCGGACTCCGTGGTCGTCGATCTCGGTGCCGGAACGGGCCAGTTCGCCGTACCGGCGGCGCGGCACTTCGGCCGCGTGATCGCGGTGGAGATCTCACCGGCGATGCGGGACGTGCTGCGCGAGCGCGCCGCCGCCGAGGAGCTGGCCACGCTCGAATGCGTGCCGGGCGGCTTCCTCACCTACGAGCACTCCGGAGCCCCAGCGGACGCGGTCTTCACCCGGCACGCGCTGCATCAGCTTCCCGACTTCTGGAAGGTGATGGCCCTGCGCCGCATGGCCGGGATGCTGCGGCCAGGCGGCATCCTCCGGCTCCACGACTTGGTATACGACGTCGCCGCGCAGGACACGGAGACGTTCCTGGAGGACTGGCTGGCCGCCGCTCCGAAGGATTCCTCCACCGCCTACACACGCGAGGACCTCGCGGAGCACATCCGCACCGAACACAGCACGTTCCGCTGGCTGTTCGAGCCGATGCTCACGGCCGCGGGCTTCGAGATCACCGATGCCTCCTACCGCGGCTCCGCCTACGCCTCGTACACCTGCGTAAGGCACTGA